From Aedes albopictus strain Foshan chromosome 1, AalbF5, whole genome shotgun sequence, one genomic window encodes:
- the LOC109397718 gene encoding PAX-interacting protein 1 has protein sequence MRFQRTVLLVAGVAVLLACSTEAQQQRRLRVRPRVLQQQPEEQNSAELNSAEEQDNRPQQAVQYYRAQPREDEDPRQLVLVASEEDYNGQYGAPTQRARADSYRPAVKVTTAAPISARQKVPEARAPPVQTIRNYNKVNDDGSFTFGYEAADGSFKEETRGTDCVVRGKYGYVDPDGNKREFTYVSGNPCDPNNPEGSEEEEEKSEEESNENIPQNYPRRPVAPRPRPAQAPTTPRPTTTVFQNNYNSGYNQEESEEEVQIGQRARPAARPFANQQPQTVTQRPRVQIVSTTPNTIYHTPTQSVPVNITPKPIYRLPAQNTLQTQPPPTTYRPDTTTANGFFTTTKANTLLGGTRQPLDFDAEFKKFQHENKVASTTPSKPFSSSTPKQPTGNPIYQTQLVYDPQTGQYDTALYQQLPQSDGDFQLNHRIQPYVHNPVQQQQPQLVSLDHLQQQSPLYRQQPQPAPAQVQIPQQLYQKQQNELQFINSQQLFAQQLELQQNQLRNDRLEAAKKGNPPQQHRFQASSPQVHRVPQPQQYYYIQPQQGHASGQIDAFLRGHNIQY, from the coding sequence GTGTTGTTGGTGGCCGGAGTTGCCGTACTCCTGGCATGTTCCACCGAGGCGCAACAGCAGCGACGACTGCGGGTACGTCCACGAGTATTGCAACAACAGCCGGAGGAGCAGAACAGTGCCGAACTGAACAGTGCTGAAGAGCAGGATAACCGGCCGCAGCAAGCCGTACAGTACTACCGCGCACAACCCCGGGAAGACGAAGACCCACGGCAACTCGTTCTAGTGGCTAGCGAAGAAGACTACAACGGACAGTATGGAGCGCCAACTCAACGGGCACGTGCCGACTCTTACCGACCAGCAGTAAAGGTCACAACCGCTGCTCCGATTTCCGCTCGTCAGAAGGTCCCAGAGGCCAGAGCCCCACCAGTACAGACCATCCGCAACTACAACAAAGTCAACGATGATGGATCATTTACCTTCGGTTACGAAGCTGCCGATGGTTCGTTCAAGGAAGAAACCCGCGGAACCGATTGCGTCGTCCGAGGCAAGTACGGTTATGTCGACCCAGACGGTAACAAACGTGAGTTCACCTACGTGTCTGGAAACCCATGTGACCCCAACAACCCAGAAGgcagcgaagaagaagaagaaaaatccgaggaagAATCCAACGAGAACATCCCACAGAACTACCCCAGAAGACCAGTTGCTCCTCGTCCACGCCCTGCCCAAGCTCCAACCACTCCTCGTCCAACGACCACCGTCTTCCAAAACAACTACAACTCTGGCTACAACCAGGAAGAGTCCGAAGAGGAGGTCCAAATCGGTCAACGTGCCCGCCCAGCTGCCCGTCCATTCGCTAACCAACAGCCACAAACCGTTACCCAGCGCCCACGAGTTCAGATTGTCAGCACTACTCCCAATACCATCTACCACACGCCCACCCAATCCGTTCCTGTGAACATCACTCCAAAACCAATCTACAGACTGCCCGCCCAGAACACCCTGCAGACGCAGCCTCCCCCAACGACCTACCGCCCAGACACTACCACTGCCAACGGATTCTTCACCACCACCAAAGCCAACACCCTCCTCGGAGGTACCCGTCAACCACTGGACTTCGACGCCGAATTCAAGAAATTCCAACACGAGAACAAGGTCGCATCGACAACTCCGTCCAAGCCATTCTCGTCATCGACCCCGAAACAACCTACCGGCAACCCCATCTACCAGACCCAGCTCGTATACGACCCACAGACCGGACAGTACGACACCGCCCTGTACCAACAGCTGCCTCAGAGCGACGGTGACTTCCAGCTGAATCACCGCATCCAGCCGTACGTCCACAACCCAGTCCAGCAACAGCAGCCCCAGCTAGTTTCCCTGGATCACCTCCAACAGCAGAGCCCTCTCTACCGACAACAACCCCAACCCGCTCCAGCCCAGGTCCAAATCCCTCAACAGCTCTACCAGAAGCAGCAGAACGAGCTGCAGTTCATCAACAGCCAGCAGCTGTTCGCCCAGCAGCTTGAACTCCAACAGAACCAGCTGCGCAACGACCGGTTGGAAGCCGCCAAGAAGGGCAACCCACCCCAGCAGCACCGCTTCCAGGCGTCTTCTCCTCAGGTCCACCGCGTCCCGCAACCTCAGCAGTACTACTACATCCAGCCCCAACAAGGCCACGCCAGCGGACAAATCGATGCCTTCCTGAGGGGACACAACATTCAGTACTAA